In a genomic window of Aggregatimonas sangjinii:
- a CDS encoding fasciclin domain-containing protein: MTKFRNLGIIFSLFILCTLTSCNDDEDGSEAALVGPATISETIGKNGVVTSLNAALSAAAGDLPGTLNGSGPFTVFAPNDAAFETFATEVGFEANDDETAAAQLLAAADANLLAQILTYHVVTGSLEATDFSDGQTLTTVEGGTLSVIVGDDVQLLDATDLPQTNPVATVVQADGFASNGIIHVIDKVLLPEGAIEALNIDTRPSIAEWAAGTEDLSLLTSALEKAGLLEAVVGLDTARVLAPNNDAFGDLLNALGDDYNSLDDFDNEAEIALLGDILKYHVLTPVDSSIELMAGPAPTLLEDSTVEVIADGGGGFSFGDATAANATTVTAGIDARNGAVDIIDKVLLPQAALDFLDLLASDDLASIVVETPALSVLEEALIATDLVGAFIDATNGAMDSTATNFTYFRPATVFAPSDAAFLDLLDALGPDYTSIASFDTEEELELLSTILLYHVVSGQIVSEDLAAGMVTTLSESDIEIISVVGTDGFVIGDATNDVNANIVAADILARNGVAHLIDKVLLPQVAIDFIDSLDD; encoded by the coding sequence ATGACAAAATTTCGAAATTTAGGTATTATTTTTTCTCTATTCATACTTTGCACGCTTACCTCGTGCAATGACGACGAGGACGGCTCTGAGGCGGCGTTGGTCGGCCCAGCTACGATTTCTGAAACAATAGGTAAAAATGGTGTTGTAACCTCTCTAAATGCAGCACTGTCCGCTGCGGCAGGTGACTTGCCAGGAACTTTGAACGGTTCGGGTCCTTTTACCGTATTTGCACCGAACGACGCCGCTTTTGAAACATTTGCAACTGAAGTTGGTTTTGAAGCCAATGACGATGAAACTGCAGCGGCGCAATTGTTGGCCGCTGCTGATGCCAATTTACTCGCACAAATATTAACCTATCATGTAGTTACAGGCTCTCTTGAGGCAACGGACTTTTCCGATGGTCAAACGTTGACTACGGTGGAAGGAGGCACGCTCTCTGTAATAGTTGGGGATGACGTGCAGCTATTGGATGCTACGGATTTACCTCAAACCAATCCTGTTGCCACTGTTGTTCAAGCAGATGGTTTTGCGAGTAATGGTATTATTCACGTAATTGACAAAGTGCTGTTGCCCGAAGGAGCTATTGAGGCCTTAAATATAGACACTAGACCAAGCATCGCAGAATGGGCAGCTGGTACAGAGGATTTAAGCTTACTGACAAGCGCTTTGGAGAAGGCAGGTTTATTGGAGGCGGTCGTAGGCCTGGATACTGCTAGGGTCTTAGCACCTAACAATGACGCTTTCGGTGATCTTTTAAACGCGCTGGGTGATGATTACAATAGTTTGGATGATTTTGACAACGAAGCGGAAATCGCCCTGTTAGGCGATATTTTAAAGTACCATGTACTAACCCCTGTTGATAGTTCTATTGAATTGATGGCAGGCCCAGCACCGACTTTATTAGAGGATAGCACGGTCGAAGTAATTGCCGATGGAGGAGGAGGTTTTTCTTTCGGTGACGCCACAGCGGCAAACGCAACCACTGTAACTGCTGGTATAGATGCCCGAAATGGTGCTGTCGATATCATCGACAAGGTTCTTTTGCCTCAGGCAGCTTTAGATTTTCTTGACTTGCTAGCTTCCGATGATTTGGCTTCCATAGTAGTGGAAACTCCAGCCTTAAGCGTATTGGAAGAGGCTTTGATCGCAACTGATTTAGTTGGTGCCTTTATCGATGCCACAAACGGAGCAATGGATTCTACGGCGACTAACTTCACCTATTTCAGACCAGCTACGGTTTTCGCCCCTTCAGACGCAGCTTTCTTAGATTTGTTAGATGCTTTGGGTCCAGATTACACGAGTATAGCAAGCTTTGATACAGAAGAAGAACTGGAATTACTTAGCACCATACTTCTATATCATGTTGTATCAGGACAAATTGTAAGTGAAGATTTAGCGGCAGGTATGGTAACTACCTTATCAGAAAGTGATATTGAAATCATTAGTGTCGTTGGCACAGATGGTTTTGTTATCGGTGATGCGACGAACGATGTGAATGCCAACATTGTCGCGGCTGATATTTTAGCAAGAAACGGCGTTGCCCATTTAATAGATAAGGTATTACTGCCTCAGGTTGCAATTGATTTTATTGATTCCTTGGATGATTAA